The Solanum lycopersicum chromosome 9, SLM_r2.1 genome window below encodes:
- the LOC101259363 gene encoding CASP-like protein 4B1, with product MSDPNNYNATGVPTPTAPPCSVDTERQTPATGGAPRQTPPVAGSGMGRFIERWKREDMLKKGCFGLRCIALFFSLFAFIIMASNKHGDWRDFDKYDEYRYLLAIAILSTLYTVSLLLIQVYQLSTNKEIFSRKNSALIDFYGDQLMAYLLLSAASSAVPLTNRMRENNDNIFTDSSAAAIGMEFIAFLAMAVSAIISGYKLSKQTYI from the exons ATGTCAGATCCAAACAATTACAATGCAACAGGTGTACCAACACCAACCGCACCTCCGTGCTCTGTAGACACGGAGAGACAGACTCCAGCCACCGGAGGTGCACCGAGACAAACTCCTCCTGTGGCTGGCTCTGGGATGGGACGATTCATCGAGAGATGGAAGAGAGAAGATATGTTGAAGAAGGGTTGTTTCGGCTTACGTTGTATTGCTTTGTTTTTCTCATTGTTTGCTTTCATAATCATGGCTAGTAATAAGCATGGTGACTGGAGAGATTTTGATAAATATGATGAATATAG GTATTTGCTAGCTATAGCAATTCTATCCACATTGTATACAGTATCGCTACTGCTGATACAAGTGTACCAACTTTCAACTAACAAGGAAATATTTTCGCGGAAGAATTCAGCCCTCATCGATTTTTATGGTGATCAG TTGATGGCATACTTGTTACTATCAGCTGCTTCATCTGCTGTACCGCTGACAAACAGAATGAGAGAAAACAATGACAACATATTCACAGATTCTTCAGCAGCAGCAATCGGCATGGAGTTTATAGCATTTCTAGCTATGGCAGTGTCAGCTATCATTTCTGGATATAAGCTTTCGAAACAAACCTACATCTGA